A stretch of the Paenibacillus dendritiformis genome encodes the following:
- a CDS encoding cation:proton antiporter: MDHLVLEVGLAVLLIALVGLLAASIRTSVIPFYILVGMAVGPHAPHFGAFDFRFIESAEVIAFMGRLGVLFLLFYLGLEFSIGRLMKSGRSIVMGGTIYILINFTLGLLYGWVNGFPIEETMVMAGITTISSSAIVAKVLVDLKRTANPETEMILGIIMFEDIFLAVYISVLSGLVLSDSSSVGGVILSALYALGFMLLLLIAGRSAAPLLNKVFNIRSNELFLLLVFGFLFLVAGFSETIHVAEAIGALLTGLILAETMHMKRIEQLILPFRDFFGALFFFSFGLTIVPSALGGALWLSVGAVAVTLFGNFLAGMLAGKSAGLSPKASANIGLTIVSRGEFSIIMANLGKSGGLLELLQPFAALYVLILAILGPLLTKESRLIFRGLNKIFRWEKSKGSVHKRAE, from the coding sequence ATGGATCATCTCGTACTGGAAGTTGGACTTGCCGTTCTTCTCATTGCCCTGGTTGGACTGCTCGCGGCCAGCATTCGGACTTCGGTCATTCCTTTTTATATTTTGGTCGGCATGGCCGTAGGCCCCCATGCGCCGCATTTTGGCGCATTCGACTTCCGATTTATCGAGAGCGCGGAGGTCATTGCATTTATGGGACGGCTTGGCGTGCTTTTTCTGCTGTTCTATTTGGGGCTGGAGTTTTCAATCGGCCGCTTAATGAAATCAGGCCGCTCCATCGTCATGGGCGGAACGATCTATATTCTTATTAACTTTACTTTAGGCTTGCTCTATGGGTGGGTCAACGGCTTCCCTATTGAGGAAACGATGGTTATGGCCGGCATTACGACCATTTCATCCAGCGCGATTGTGGCGAAGGTGCTCGTCGATCTGAAGCGAACGGCCAATCCCGAGACCGAGATGATTTTGGGCATCATCATGTTCGAGGACATTTTCCTGGCGGTATACATCTCCGTCCTGTCCGGGCTGGTCCTGAGCGACTCGTCCTCTGTCGGCGGCGTCATATTGTCAGCCTTGTATGCTCTGGGATTCATGCTTCTCTTGCTGATTGCAGGGCGCTCAGCTGCGCCTCTTCTGAATAAGGTCTTCAACATCCGTTCGAATGAATTGTTCTTGCTGCTTGTGTTCGGCTTCTTATTCCTCGTAGCCGGGTTCTCGGAGACGATTCACGTAGCGGAAGCGATCGGAGCGCTGCTGACCGGGCTCATACTCGCTGAGACGATGCACATGAAACGAATCGAGCAGCTGATTTTGCCGTTCCGTGATTTCTTCGGCGCGCTGTTCTTCTTCAGCTTCGGACTGACCATCGTTCCTTCCGCGCTCGGCGGAGCCTTGTGGCTGTCGGTGGGAGCCGTAGCGGTGACCTTGTTCGGCAACTTCCTGGCCGGTATGCTTGCTGGCAAGAGCGCAGGCTTGTCGCCCAAGGCGTCGGCCAATATCGGACTGACCATTGTATCCCGCGGCGAGTTCTCCATTATCATGGCGAACCTCGGCAAATCCGGCGGACTGCTTGAGTTGCTCCAGCCCTTCGCTGCGCTGTACGTCCTCATCCTTGCCATTTTGGGGCCGCTGTTGACGAAGGAATCCCGGCTCATTTTCAGAGGCTTGAACAAAATTTTTCGCTGGGAAAAAAGCAAAGGAAGCGTTCACAAGCGGGCGGAATAA
- a CDS encoding cation:proton antiporter regulatory subunit, whose protein sequence is MYIKETDLPGIGHKYEMVTQSSDRLVVVIHDDGRREMYHFDNHDQDDCTSMVTLEDEEARQLAAIVGGMTYRPKALETMDVALEDLTIEWYRVAPDAACVGSTIGQANIRQTAGVTIIAAIEKGAKHINPGPEYTFKADTILVVAGERHQLKQLKQLLQTGRR, encoded by the coding sequence ATGTACATTAAAGAAACCGACCTGCCAGGCATCGGTCATAAATACGAAATGGTAACGCAAAGCAGCGATAGGCTGGTCGTTGTCATCCATGATGACGGCCGGCGCGAAATGTATCATTTTGATAACCATGATCAGGATGATTGCACATCCATGGTTACGCTCGAGGATGAAGAAGCAAGACAACTTGCGGCGATCGTCGGGGGAATGACTTACCGGCCGAAGGCATTGGAGACGATGGATGTCGCTTTAGAGGATTTGACGATTGAATGGTACAGAGTCGCGCCTGATGCTGCCTGTGTCGGCAGCACGATCGGCCAAGCGAATATCCGTCAGACGGCGGGAGTCACGATCATTGCCGCTATTGAGAAAGGCGCCAAGCATATCAATCCCGGTCCGGAGTATACCTTTAAGGCAGACACGATCCTCGTCGTTGCGGGCGAACGCCACCAATTGAAGCAGTTGAAGCAGCTGCTGCAAACCGGGAGACGCTGA
- a CDS encoding TetR/AcrR family transcriptional regulator → MRISKKPEERRNEILDAAELLFTTKGFSKTTVNDILHMVGIAKGTFYYYFQSKEEVMDAIVMRFIDFGVEAAKAVAAHPELTAHDKIFQIMMSQQPDAGRKEQMIEQLHQVNNAEMHQKSLIETILQLTPVLTEVIEQGIAEGVFDTPYPKETVEILLVSSQFIFDEGIFQWQPDELMTKAIAFTSMMEKMLGAEKGSFDYMIGKFGRSLKNGNSNEN, encoded by the coding sequence ATGAGGATTTCTAAAAAACCGGAAGAACGAAGAAACGAAATATTGGACGCCGCCGAGTTGCTTTTCACGACAAAAGGTTTTTCCAAAACAACGGTTAACGATATTTTGCACATGGTTGGGATCGCCAAGGGCACGTTCTATTATTACTTTCAATCCAAGGAAGAGGTCATGGACGCGATTGTCATGCGTTTTATTGACTTCGGAGTCGAAGCCGCTAAGGCAGTCGCCGCCCATCCCGAGCTGACGGCTCATGACAAAATATTTCAGATCATGATGTCGCAGCAGCCGGACGCAGGCCGGAAGGAACAAATGATCGAGCAGCTGCACCAAGTGAACAATGCGGAAATGCATCAGAAAAGCTTGATAGAAACGATTCTTCAACTAACCCCAGTCTTGACGGAAGTCATTGAACAAGGAATAGCGGAAGGGGTGTTCGATACTCCTTATCCCAAAGAAACGGTCGAAATCCTGCTGGTGTCTTCCCAATTTATATTTGACGAAGGAATTTTCCAGTGGCAGCCCGATGAATTGATGACCAAAGCAATTGCATTTACTTCCATGATGGAAAAAATGTTGGGAGCGGAAAAAGGCAGTTTCGACTATATGATTGGTAAATTCGGCCGATCTCTGAAAAATGGAAATTCCAATGAAAATTAG
- a CDS encoding ABC transporter ATP-binding protein produces the protein MDNIIVVKDFVKKYGDFTAVDRVSFEVESGSIFGFLGPNGAGKSTTINTLCTIMEKTSGVLLIDGKDVNRDKDKVRSVIGVVFQDSTLDNKMTVEENLKMHCYFYGLPKSIMNERIDFVLEIVDMTDWKKAMAGSLSGGMKRRVEIARSLLHFPKVLFLDEPTTGLDPQTRANTWEYIIKLQKEKNLTIFLTTHYMDEAEICNKVAVMDHGKIIAFDEPHALKQRYTKDKVHIASSDERALEYLLQHFEMSYERKNGYFAAEFTRLSDLLDIVSEHRPAITDIEIKKGTLNDVFLEITGKDIRG, from the coding sequence ATGGACAACATTATCGTGGTGAAAGATTTTGTGAAGAAATATGGGGATTTCACAGCGGTCGACCGGGTATCCTTTGAAGTCGAGAGTGGAAGCATCTTCGGTTTTTTAGGACCTAACGGCGCGGGCAAAAGCACTACAATCAACACCTTATGTACGATCATGGAGAAAACGTCGGGCGTGCTGCTTATCGACGGCAAGGATGTAAACCGGGATAAAGACAAGGTCCGAAGCGTGATTGGGGTTGTGTTCCAAGACTCAACCCTCGACAACAAAATGACGGTTGAAGAAAATTTGAAGATGCACTGCTATTTTTACGGTTTGCCGAAATCCATTATGAATGAGCGTATTGATTTTGTGCTGGAGATCGTTGATATGACGGACTGGAAAAAGGCAATGGCCGGCAGCTTGTCGGGAGGCATGAAAAGAAGAGTCGAGATCGCCAGAAGCCTCCTGCATTTTCCTAAAGTTTTGTTTTTGGATGAACCTACGACAGGGCTTGATCCGCAGACGAGAGCGAATACTTGGGAGTACATTATCAAGCTGCAAAAGGAGAAAAATTTGACGATATTTTTAACGACTCATTATATGGACGAGGCTGAAATTTGCAATAAAGTGGCTGTTATGGACCACGGCAAAATTATTGCGTTCGATGAGCCGCACGCATTGAAGCAGCGATACACCAAAGACAAAGTTCATATCGCTAGCAGCGACGAGCGTGCATTAGAATACTTGTTACAACATTTTGAGATGAGCTATGAGAGAAAAAACGGTTACTTCGCCGCAGAATTTACCCGATTATCCGACCTGCTGGACATCGTCAGCGAACATCGGCCGGCGATTACCGATATCGAAATTAAAAAAGGTACGTTAAACGATGTGTTTCTCGAAATTACGGGCAAGGATATAAGGGGGTAA
- a CDS encoding ABC transporter permease, with amino-acid sequence MRIVAAIWFRNVKLFIRNRVQLVLMLIMPFFYLYLLSSAFASTSITNPVHYVLAGIVIIVVFQTSLNIATSTIEDIVSGYMKEVLVSPVKRIQIAAGQMLASATIATFQGIMILIIGYCIGMTYASIMTPFAIIGFMILVGLVFSAFGLFLATLAKNSQTFQIVSVAVTTPFTFLCGVYIPLSLLPDGLQYMALFNPMTYAAAFFRALSLEKMSLPPDELVAEQLAFKVSDFVITPQLGIIFIISFGILFLLLSTIAFAKVDFSRMNRAQGTKDIFQQ; translated from the coding sequence ATGCGCATTGTTGCGGCGATATGGTTTCGAAATGTCAAACTATTTATCAGAAATCGTGTGCAATTGGTTTTAATGCTGATAATGCCGTTTTTTTATTTATATTTATTAAGCTCCGCTTTTGCAAGCACATCGATAACGAATCCGGTACATTATGTGCTGGCCGGTATTGTAATCATTGTCGTGTTCCAGACATCGCTGAATATCGCAACCTCGACGATCGAAGATATCGTGTCCGGTTATATGAAAGAAGTGCTTGTTAGTCCTGTCAAAAGAATACAGATCGCGGCCGGACAAATGCTGGCCTCGGCAACGATTGCTACGTTCCAAGGGATTATGATTTTGATCATCGGTTATTGTATCGGCATGACCTATGCATCTATCATGACCCCCTTTGCCATCATCGGCTTCATGATTTTAGTCGGACTTGTATTTTCGGCGTTCGGATTATTTTTAGCGACATTAGCCAAAAATTCGCAGACCTTTCAGATTGTCTCGGTCGCCGTTACAACGCCGTTCACTTTTTTATGCGGCGTGTACATTCCGCTTAGCTTGCTGCCGGACGGCTTGCAGTATATGGCGTTGTTTAATCCGATGACCTATGCCGCGGCATTTTTCAGAGCGCTTAGTTTAGAAAAAATGTCTTTGCCGCCAGACGAGTTAGTCGCCGAACAGCTCGCGTTTAAAGTAAGTGATTTTGTGATAACTCCTCAACTGGGCATCATCTTTATCATTTCATTCGGGATCTTATTTTTATTGCTCTCGACGATTGCCTTTGCCAAAGTTGATTTTTCAAGAATGAACCGGGCGCAAGGAACGAAAGATATTTTTCAGCAATAG
- a CDS encoding uridine kinase family protein — protein MEFVMKKSAFQTIEQLIQAIDIVPRRHATLVIGIDGCGGSGKSTLASQLAAECPNATVVHMDDFYLPSADIVEGSPMEKPVGADFDWQRMRRQVLCPLSQDRESRYQRYDWDSDTLAEWHTVPVGGVVIVEGVYSIRHELAEQYDVTIWVDCPRETRLSRGLARDGEGARDMWVTNWMVAEDIYMAKHLPHQRADLVVHGTENGGTSVPGLKAKPIIDMMQY, from the coding sequence ATGGAGTTTGTGATGAAAAAAAGCGCATTTCAAACGATCGAGCAGTTGATTCAAGCGATAGACATCGTTCCGCGAAGACATGCGACGCTGGTCATCGGAATCGATGGCTGCGGCGGCTCGGGCAAAAGCACACTCGCATCTCAATTAGCGGCGGAATGTCCGAATGCAACCGTTGTGCATATGGACGATTTTTATTTGCCATCCGCTGATATCGTCGAAGGCTCCCCGATGGAGAAGCCTGTCGGCGCGGATTTCGATTGGCAGCGCATGCGGCGCCAAGTGCTGTGCCCACTCAGCCAAGACCGGGAAAGCCGCTATCAACGGTATGATTGGGATAGCGATACATTGGCGGAATGGCATACGGTACCGGTGGGCGGGGTGGTCATTGTGGAAGGAGTGTACTCCATCCGGCACGAATTGGCGGAGCAATACGATGTTACGATATGGGTCGATTGTCCAAGAGAGACGAGACTGTCGAGAGGACTCGCTAGAGACGGAGAAGGAGCGCGCGATATGTGGGTGACTAATTGGATGGTTGCGGAGGACATCTATATGGCGAAGCACCTCCCCCATCAAAGAGCCGATCTGGTGGTCCACGGGACGGAAAATGGAGGTACCTCGGTACCCGGGCTAAAGGCCAAGCCGATCATTGATATGATGCAATATTGA
- a CDS encoding RtcB family protein translates to MHTDNFIYGSDLPAQECYYRTIELPAGTLHVYANNALYQDLGAKVFEMANNNLQIPNRVYMSYTPDVHVGVGTCIGTTAVWNASDGYVSPSIVGSDIGCGMRVHLTNVHRDALQDVKLRRKLVKAIEKLVPVDSHARGHFSDIRLEHVLVKGLHGLPKKYVPDSYTPKKMTSLTHVEHSKFAFDAEMLNEMPAAAWHRSHRQLGTLGGGNHFAEIQAVEIDESNRDTAEAWGLFDGQVIVMIHSGSRAWGGAVSQQCSKEMAQWMRSAGVGTADPRLVFAPLSEPVAERYVHLMYSALNYAVVNRHLMAFGIREAFRDVLGSKVEMTTLYDLMHNYAWEESHDGRRMFVHRKGATRALPPHHPDNPKPYAATGHPALIPGSMGSASYLMAGRDPGAANYYSICHGAGRVRSRSATKQLVTVDEFAASLQVGTDDEVVVNQRMLESIIDEAPQAYKDVEQIIESVVGAGLAGVVARCKPLATVKGG, encoded by the coding sequence ATGCATACGGATAATTTTATATATGGCAGTGACCTGCCTGCTCAAGAATGCTATTACCGCACCATCGAGCTGCCTGCCGGCACGCTCCACGTTTATGCCAATAACGCTCTTTATCAAGATCTGGGGGCCAAAGTATTTGAAATGGCCAACAATAATTTGCAAATCCCGAACCGCGTCTATATGAGCTATACGCCGGACGTCCATGTCGGTGTCGGCACCTGCATCGGCACGACCGCCGTATGGAACGCCAGCGATGGTTATGTCTCCCCTTCTATCGTTGGGAGCGATATCGGATGCGGCATGCGGGTTCATCTGACGAATGTGCACCGCGACGCCTTGCAGGATGTGAAGCTGCGGCGCAAGCTGGTGAAGGCGATCGAGAAGCTGGTTCCTGTCGACTCCCATGCGCGCGGCCATTTCTCGGACATCCGCCTGGAGCATGTGCTGGTCAAAGGGCTTCATGGCTTGCCCAAAAAATACGTGCCGGACTCGTATACGCCGAAAAAGATGACCTCCCTCACCCATGTGGAGCACAGCAAATTCGCGTTCGACGCAGAGATGCTGAACGAGATGCCGGCCGCAGCATGGCATCGTTCCCACCGCCAGCTCGGAACGCTCGGCGGCGGCAACCACTTCGCGGAAATTCAGGCGGTGGAGATCGATGAGTCGAACCGGGATACGGCCGAAGCTTGGGGATTGTTCGACGGCCAGGTCATCGTCATGATCCATTCCGGATCGCGAGCCTGGGGCGGCGCCGTCAGTCAGCAGTGCAGCAAGGAGATGGCGCAATGGATGCGGTCAGCCGGTGTCGGGACGGCCGATCCAAGGTTAGTGTTCGCCCCGTTGTCGGAGCCGGTGGCGGAGCGCTATGTCCATCTGATGTATTCAGCGCTGAACTATGCGGTTGTGAACCGCCATCTGATGGCGTTCGGCATTCGCGAAGCGTTCCGCGATGTGCTCGGGTCGAAGGTCGAGATGACGACGCTGTATGATTTGATGCACAACTATGCATGGGAAGAAAGTCATGACGGACGCCGCATGTTCGTGCACCGCAAAGGGGCGACTCGCGCGCTGCCGCCGCACCATCCGGATAATCCGAAGCCGTATGCGGCGACCGGACATCCGGCGCTTATCCCGGGTTCCATGGGCAGCGCATCTTACTTGATGGCCGGCCGTGACCCAGGTGCGGCGAACTACTACTCCATCTGCCACGGCGCAGGGCGCGTCCGTTCGCGCAGCGCCACGAAGCAGCTTGTGACCGTAGACGAGTTCGCGGCCTCGCTTCAGGTCGGCACGGACGACGAAGTCGTCGTGAATCAGCGCATGCTGGAGTCGATTATCGACGAAGCGCCGCAAGCCTACAAGGATGTGGAGCAGATTATCGAGAGCGTCGTCGGAGCAGGTCTTGCCGGCGTCGTGGCAAGATGCAAGCCATTGGCGACAGTCAAAGGCGGTTAA
- a CDS encoding cysteine-rich CWC family protein, with product MNTVLIDPQRCPLCGQPNHCAYAAGRPHTECWCMKRSVPQELLEQIPAEQRRKACVCEECVKAFVEKNKD from the coding sequence ATGAATACCGTTCTAATCGATCCTCAACGCTGTCCGTTATGCGGACAGCCCAATCATTGCGCGTATGCGGCCGGGCGGCCTCATACCGAATGCTGGTGCATGAAGCGCTCCGTTCCTCAGGAGCTGCTGGAGCAGATACCGGCCGAACAGCGCCGGAAAGCATGCGTGTGCGAAGAGTGCGTCAAAGCGTTCGTGGAGAAAAATAAAGATTGA
- a CDS encoding GNAT family N-acetyltransferase, translating to MQFRCGTMTQEEAEIIAKWHYSGSYSFYDMEADQEDLEEFIHPDTRGDHYFSVYDNDELAGFLCLIPTESGIVDIGLGLKPEFTGKGIGLVFLRFAIELALEKYAPHTLTLSVAAFNRRAITVYERAGFVPQHTFMQSTNGGRFEFVRMKYTVQR from the coding sequence ATGCAATTCAGATGCGGAACCATGACGCAGGAAGAAGCCGAAATCATTGCGAAATGGCATTACAGCGGAAGCTATTCCTTTTATGACATGGAAGCCGATCAAGAGGATTTAGAGGAATTCATTCATCCCGATACAAGGGGAGATCACTATTTCAGCGTCTACGACAATGATGAGCTCGCCGGATTTTTGTGCTTGATTCCAACGGAATCCGGGATTGTCGATATCGGCTTGGGATTGAAGCCTGAATTCACCGGAAAAGGGATCGGGCTCGTCTTTTTACGGTTCGCCATCGAGCTCGCGCTAGAGAAATATGCGCCTCATACGCTAACGTTATCGGTTGCCGCCTTTAATCGGCGAGCCATCACGGTATACGAAAGAGCCGGCTTTGTTCCTCAGCATACCTTCATGCAGAGCACCAATGGAGGCAGGTTCGAGTTCGTGCGCATGAAATATACGGTGCAGCGATAG
- a CDS encoding FusB/FusC family EF-G-binding protein, producing the protein MLKPFIRNHQYNLIKKQTNLLQHACSTVTDPKVVESVRYSALTKIVEAFPDAEEAQKQALEKISTLHSTVEFQDYLESLVPYMTEFAPVTEKQIRNLFPKIKKLKVPNAADIDFRYVTYVGWTDIATNRMFFVYHLNGQLVGIEGRYTPTNKKSICFLCHRHEEVALFSAVTKSKPANASPDYYKAIGNYVCVNSDACNKSITDVGILEKFIGNVLG; encoded by the coding sequence ATGTTGAAACCATTTATTAGAAACCATCAATATAACCTGATTAAGAAACAGACCAATCTGCTGCAGCATGCGTGCAGCACGGTGACCGATCCGAAAGTCGTGGAATCGGTACGATACAGCGCGCTCACCAAAATCGTCGAAGCGTTCCCGGATGCGGAAGAGGCGCAGAAGCAAGCGCTGGAGAAAATCTCGACGCTGCATTCAACGGTGGAATTCCAGGACTATTTGGAGTCGCTGGTGCCGTACATGACGGAATTTGCGCCCGTGACGGAAAAGCAGATCAGGAACCTGTTCCCTAAAATCAAAAAGCTGAAGGTTCCCAATGCCGCTGACATCGATTTCCGCTATGTCACCTATGTGGGCTGGACCGACATCGCGACGAATCGAATGTTCTTTGTGTACCATCTGAACGGCCAGCTAGTGGGCATCGAAGGAAGATATACCCCGACGAACAAGAAGAGCATTTGCTTTTTGTGCCATCGGCATGAAGAGGTGGCGTTATTCTCGGCGGTCACGAAATCGAAGCCGGCGAACGCATCGCCTGATTACTACAAGGCAATCGGCAACTATGTATGCGTGAACAGCGACGCCTGCAACAAGAGCATTACGGATGTCGGCATATTGGAAAAATTTATAGGCAACGTTCTCGGTTGA
- the speD gene encoding adenosylmethionine decarboxylase, protein MAVTPQRRIQLHGFNNLTKSLSFNMYDICYTKTTEEREAYIEYIDEQYNADRLTEILETVTGMIGANIVNTAKQDYVPQGASVTMLVSEGPVIEVPRTSSHEMPEPLPEAVVMQLDKSHITVHTYPEYHPNEGISTFRADIDVATCGEISPLKALNYLIDSFDTDIMMIDYRVRGFTRDIDGRKLFIDHDIRSIQDYLDDSIIRQFDLIDVNVYQDNIFHTKCRLKAFDLNHYLFGYSKEEITAEEQQAITQKIKTEMDEIFFGAASLRS, encoded by the coding sequence ATGGCAGTCACTCCACAGCGGCGCATCCAGCTGCATGGCTTTAACAATCTGACAAAATCATTAAGCTTCAATATGTACGATATTTGTTACACCAAGACCACAGAAGAGCGTGAAGCTTACATCGAGTATATCGACGAACAATATAATGCAGACCGGCTGACGGAGATATTGGAGACCGTAACCGGGATGATCGGCGCGAATATCGTGAACACCGCCAAACAAGATTATGTTCCTCAAGGAGCAAGCGTGACCATGCTTGTATCCGAGGGACCGGTGATCGAGGTTCCCCGGACATCATCCCATGAAATGCCCGAGCCTCTTCCCGAGGCGGTGGTCATGCAATTGGATAAAAGCCATATTACGGTCCACACGTATCCCGAGTATCATCCGAATGAAGGGATCAGCACATTCAGAGCGGATATCGATGTCGCCACATGCGGCGAAATCTCGCCATTGAAAGCGCTGAATTATTTGATCGATTCCTTCGATACCGACATTATGATGATTGATTACCGGGTGCGGGGATTCACGCGTGATATCGACGGGCGCAAATTATTTATCGATCATGATATCCGATCGATCCAAGATTATCTTGACGACAGCATCATCCGGCAATTCGATCTGATCGATGTCAATGTATATCAAGACAACATATTTCATACCAAGTGCCGGTTAAAAGCCTTCGATTTAAATCATTATCTATTCGGTTATTCCAAAGAGGAAATCACCGCAGAGGAACAGCAGGCGATTACGCAAAAAATTAAAACGGAAATGGATGAAATCTTTTTTGGAGCCGCTTCCTTGCGTTCCTGA